One genomic region from Pempheris klunzingeri isolate RE-2024b chromosome 4, fPemKlu1.hap1, whole genome shotgun sequence encodes:
- the prdm10 gene encoding PR domain zinc finger protein 10, whose amino-acid sequence METKQEPSAVWSQTANTEAGNGTQVHFEGGTVAQIVYSGDQADRGQQQVVYTADGNSYTSVESAEHTLVYIHPADGSQTVFAEQPQVAYIQQDGTTQQVTVLLPSGQNMNAANLHVLSNVAEAPQAILEPVSQEQLSASNSLPSMADMADPPTSPLGATDSTDDSDEEEDEDSEMDDWEPREPPSFNPHSLWCEECNNTNPSVCLKHGPLHPIPNRPVMSKARASLPLVLYIDRFLGGVFSKRRIPKRTQFGPVEGPLVPQSELQEHYIHLKLCMLDAEKDGEKSDDLWLDLSDEDSCNWMMFVRPAQNHLEQNLVAYQYGSEIFYATIKNIQPKQELKVWYAASYAEFVNQKIHDVTEEERKVLREQEKNWPCYECNRRFVSSEQLQQHLNMHDDKLNCVSRSRGRGRGRGRRRFGTGRRPGRPPKFTRLDPPGDAGGDKTTEMLELTEKPLEERAEGAQNGLKVVEMELEAEAETETEAENQLIPPAGEPVPESLTQPSNTDLPVSLKEDPAQSSQSDAHLTSQDIRRAKRIRNAALQHLFIRKSFRPFKCTHCGKAFRDKDKLDQHLRVHGRDAYAFSCHICSKSFVSDSALEDHLLVHTENRSYSCLLCPETFERLDLLKDHVGVHAVDGCFTCPSCKKTFTDFIQVKKHIRCFHSEKIFQCPDCEKAFCRPDKLRLHMLRHSDRKDFLCSTCGKQFKRKDKLREHMQRMHNPDREAKKADRIHRSKTLKLKVPTTDFESFMFKCRVCMMGFRRRGMLVNHLSKRHPEMRIDDVPELTLPIIKPNRDYFCQYCDKVYKSASKRKAHILKNHPGAELPPSIRKLRPAAPGEPDPMLSTHTQLTGTIATAPVCCPHCAKQYSSKTKMVQHIRKKHPEFAQLANTIPAPLTTAVISSAPAVISADGTTAEAVVTTDLLTQAMTELSQTLTTDYRTAQGDYQRIQYIPVSQAGGSLSQPQHIQLQVVQVAPASSPHSQHPTVDVSQLHDPHGYSQHSIQVQHIQVTEPSGTGQGATQVSGQPLSPTSQPSQELSPTQLTPVTLAQSHTLQTSSTQQQQQQQQQQQGTVQHAYIPGNWNYRGYPSEIQMMALPHAQYVIAEAGTPVSGVNSSQVKTTHYVISEGQTELETKQTVPQTTTQTHTEHLEQQSTNQQATTQYIITTTTNGSGTSEVHITKP is encoded by the exons ATGGAGACCAAGCAGGAACCCTCTGCTGTGTGGAGTCAAACCGCAAACACTGAGGCAGGCAACGGCACACAG GTGCATTTTGAAGGCGGCACAGTGGCCCAGATAGTGTACAGTGGAGATCAGGCGGACCGGGGACAGCAGCAGGTGGTTTACACAGCAGATGGGAACTCTTATACCTCTGTGGAGTCTGCAGAGCACACACTGGTCTACATACACCCTGCAGATGGCAGTCAG ACTGTATTTGCTGAACAGCCACAAGTGGCTTACATCCAGCAGGATGGTACAACTCAACAG GTCACAGTTTTGCTGCCCAGTGGGCAGAACATGAATGCTGCCAATCTGCATGTTCTCAGTAACGTAGCAGAGGCGCCCCAAGCTATCCTGGAGCCAGTTTCTCAG GAGCAGCTATCTGCGTCCAACTCGCTCCCCTCCATGGCTGACATGGCGGACCCCCCCACCAGTCCCCTCGGGGCCACAGACTCCACGGACGACTCTgacgaagaggaggatgaagactCTGAGATGGATGACTGGGAGCCTCGTGAGCCTCCGTCATTCAACCCTCACAGCCTCT GGTGCGAGGAGTGTAATAACACCAacccctctgtgtgtctgaagcaCGGCCCGCTGCACCCCATCCCCAACCGGCCGGTGATGTCCAAGGCTCGGGCCAGTCTGCCTCTGGTCCTCTACATAGATCGCTTCCTGGGGGGGGTGTTCTCCAAGAGACGCATCCCAAAGCGCACTCAGTTTGGTCCTGTGGAGGGACCGCTGGTTCCTCAGAGTGAACTGCAGGAACACTACATTCATCTGAAG CTGTGCATGCTGGATGcagagaaggatggagagaagtCTGACGACTTGTGGTTGGACCTTTCTGATGAGGACAGCTGTAACTGGATGATGTTTGTGAGACCTGCTCAGAACCACCTGGAGCAGAACCTGGTGGCCTATCAGTACGGCTCCGAGATATTTTATGCAACCATCAAGAACATCCAACCCAAACAGGAGCTTAAG GTGTGGTATGCAGCATCATATGCAGAGTTTGTCAATCAGAAGATCCATGATGttacagaagaagagagaaaag TGCTCCGGGAGCAAGAGAAGAACTGGCCTTGTTATGAGTGCAACCGGCGCTTTGTGAGCTCCgaacaactgcagcaacatcTCAACATGCACGATGACAAGTTGAACTGTGTTAGCAG aTCTAGAGGCCGGGGTCGAGGAAGAGGCAGGAGGAGATTTGGGACAGGAAGACGACCAGGACGCCCTCCTAAATTTACACGTTTGGATCCACCAGGAGATGCTGGTGGGGACAAGACAACA GAGATGCTGGAATTGACGGAGAAGCCGCTGGAGGAGCGAGCGGAGGGAGCTCAGAACGGGCTGAAGGTGGTGGAGATGGAGTTGGAGGCAGAGgctgagactgagactgaggcAGAGAACCAGCTCATACCTCCTGCAGGGGAACCGGTCCCAGAGTCCCTCACCCAGCCCTCCAACACGGATCTGCCAGTTTCATTAAAGGAGGACCCGGCgcagagcagccaatcagacgccCACCTCACATCTCAGGACATACGCCGCGCCAAGAGGATACGG AATGCAGCGCTGCAGCATCTTTTCATCAGGAAGAGCTTCCGTCCTTTTAAATGCACCCACTGTGGCAAGGCCTTCCGGGACAAAGACAAGCTGGATCAGCACCTGCGGGTCCACGGCCGGGACGCTTACGCCTTTTCCTGCCATATTTGCAGCAAGAGCTTCGTGAGTGACTCGGCTCTGGAGGACCATCTGCTGGTGCACACAGAGAACCGCTCCTACTCTTGTCTCTTATGCCCAGAAACTTTTGAAAGGCTGGACCTGCTCAAAGACCACGTAGGGGTGCATGCTGTGGACGGCTGCTTCACTTGTCCTTCCTGCAAGAAGACATTTACTGACTTCATCCAG GTGAAGAAGCACATCCGGTGCTTCCATTCAGAGAAGATTTTCCAGTGCCCAGACTGTGAAAAGGCCTTCTGCCGCCCAGACAAGCTGCGTTTGCACATGTTGCGTCACTCTGACCGAAAGGACTTCCTGTGCTCAACATGTGGCAAGCAATTCAAG AGGAAAGATAAGCTGCGGGAACACATGCAGCGCATGCACAACCCTGACAGAGAGGCCAAGAAGGCTGACAGAATCCACCGCTCTAAAACCCTCAAACTGAAGGTGCCCACCACTGACTTTGAGAGCTTCATGTTCAAATGCAGAGTGTGCATGATGGGATTCAGACGGAGAGGAATGCTG GTCAATCATTTGTCTAAGCGTCACCCAGAGATGCGTATTGATGATGTGCCTGAGCTAACACTGCCAATTATCAAGCCCAACAGGGACTACTTCTGTCAGTATTGTGACAAG GTGTATAAGAGTGCCAGTAAGAGGAAAGCGCACATATTGAAGAACCACCCCGGGGCAGAATTGCCTCCCAGCATCCGTAAGTTGCGACCGGCTGCTCCTGGTGAGCCAGACCCCATGTtgagcacacacacccagctgACCGGCACCATTGCCACTGCACCGGTCTGTTGCCCACACTGTGCCAAGCAGTACAGCAGCAAG ACTAAGATGGTTCAGCACATCAGGAAGAAGCATCCAGAGTTTGCCCAACTTGCCAACACTATCCCGGCTCCGCTGACTACAGCTGTGATCAGTAGTGCTCCTGCCGTCATCAGTGCAGATGGTACCACAGCTGAGGCTGTAGTG ACCACAGATTTGTTGACGCAGGCCATGACGGAGCTTTCTCAAACACTGACCACAGACTACCGCACAGCGCAGGGAGATTACCAGAGGATCCAGTACATCCCTGTGTCTCAGGCAGGAGGCAGCCTGTCGCAGCCACAACATATTCAGCTCCAGGTGGTGCAGGTGGCTCCG GCTTCCTCTCCGCATTCCCAACACCCGACAGTAGATGTGAGCCAGCTCCATGACCCTCACGGCTACAGCCAACACTCCATCCAGGTACAACACATCCAGGTCACTGAGCCCTCAGGCACTGGACAAGGTGCCACCCAG GTCTCAGGTCAGCCCCTAAGCCCCACCTCCCAGCCTAGTCAGGAGCTGAGCCCCACCCAGCTGACCCCTGTGACCTTAGCTCAGAGCCACACCCTGCAGACCAGCagcacccagcagcagcagcagcagcagcagcagcagcaggggacTGTGCAGCACGCTTACATACCCGGAAACTGGAACTACCGAGGCTACC CGTCTGAGATCCAGATGATGGCTCTACCTCATGCACAGTATGTGATAGCGGAGGCCGGCACACCTGTATCTGGAGTCAACAGCAGCCAGGTGAAAACG ACACACTACGTTATCTCTGAGGGTCAGACTGAACTGGAGACCAAACAGACTGTTCCTCAGACCACAACCCAGACCCACACTGAACATCTGGAGCAGCAGTCGACCAATCAGCAAGCCACCACACAGTACATCATCACCACAACCACCAATGGCAGCGGCACTAGCGAAGTTCATATCACAAAACCCTGA